One genomic region from Doryrhamphus excisus isolate RoL2022-K1 chromosome 14, RoL_Dexc_1.0, whole genome shotgun sequence encodes:
- the LOC131101932 gene encoding syndecan-3-like: MRLPGLLALLAALLAHVAAGQTWSPVDDEGSTGDDFYDDEDLYSGSGSGFPEISMRPTAGGVSFTTEEPVPLSTTQATSPAPSAAPAAEPSPDPDPDPTSAALITTVATPATSAAAATSAATTALLLTETDGESGAFWEKELELEKEREKQLERERERERERERVREMERERERERERERERERERERERQRERERERELERIRAAATAQTTAAPRSSPALPAVTTFPEESAAPSAGTDDPSSTQEEEEDVYLSPEPTSRYPDVEATTEEDTPITTAEPTPEPTTAPPTTTTLATTSTTTKTRFPFRPRVPVTTTRRPPPQKSTRPPQTTTTTQSRAEEGNNELAAVGPSGDFEIREDQRNDLGRGLAPEDPDLTGNTVDGGSSAAQLPQKNILERKEVLIAVIVGGVVGALFAAFLVMLLVYRMKKKDEGSYTLEEPKQATVTYQKPDKQEEFYA; the protein is encoded by the exons GGACAGACATGGTCGCCTGTCGATGACGAGGGCTCGACGGGAGACGACTTCTACGATGACGAGGACCTCTACTCGGGATCCGGATCTGGat TTCCTGAGATCAGCATGAGGCCCACGGCAGGGGGCGTGTCCTTCACCACGGAGGAGCCCGTCCCACTGTCCACCACGCAGGCCACCAGCCCCGCCCCCTCTGCCGCACCCGCGGCCGAGCCGAGCCCCGACCCCGACCCGGACCCCACGTCCGCCGCCCTCATCACCACCGTTGCAACCCCCGCCACgtctgccgccgccgccacctccgCCGCTACCACCGCGCTCCTGCTTACCGAGACGGACGGCGAGAGTGGTGCCTTCTGGGAGAAGGAGCTGGAGCTGGAGAAAGAGCGGGAGAAGCAGCTGGAGCGGGAACGGGAGCGGGAACGCGAGAGGGAGCGGGTCCGGGAGATGGAGCGGGAACGCGAGAGGGAGCGTGAGAGAGAGCGGGAGCGGGAACGAGAACGTGAGCGCGAGAGGCAACGAGAGCGGGAACGAGAGCGAGAGCTGGAGCGGATACGGGCCGCCGCCACCGCCCAAACCACCGCCGCGCCGAGATCCTCACCCGCACTTCCTGCTGTGACGACATTCCCGGAGGAGAGCGCGGCGCCCTCTGCCGGCACGGATGACCCGAGCTCcacccaagaagaagaagaggatgtCTACCTGTCGCCTGAACCCACGTCCCGTTACCCCGATGTGGAAGCCACCACAGAGGAGGACACGCCCATCACTACCGCCGAGCCCACGCCGGAGCCCACGACCGCCccgcccaccaccaccaccctcgccaccaccagcaccaccaccaaGACCAGGTTCCCCTTCAGGCCCCGCGTTCCTGTGACGACCACTCGCAGGCCACCGCCGCAGAAAAGCACCCGCCCACCgcagacgacgacgacgacacaG TCCCGCGCCGAGGAAGGCAACAACGAGCTGGCCGCCGTGGGGCCGAGCGGGGACTTTGAGATCCGCGAAGACCAGCGCAACGACCTGGGCCGAGGCCTGGCGCCGGAGGACCCGGATCTGACGGGCAACACGGTGGACGGAGGAAGCTCGGCCGCCCAGCTGCCGCAGAAGAACATCCTGGAGAGGAAAGAAGTCTTGATAG CGGTCATCGTGGGCGGCGTGGTGGGCGCCCTCTTCGCCGCCTTCCTGGTGATGCTGCTGGTGTACCGGATGAAGAAGAAGGACGAGGGCAGCTACACGCTGGAGGAACCCAAGCAGGCCACCGTCACCTACCAGAAGCCCGACAAGCAGGAGGAGTTTTACGCGTAA
- the LOC131101774 gene encoding uncharacterized protein LOC131101774: MDEQHDFGCPSLLCEELEDLETEDTQERRSEKGEEDVAHREKEDEEQKAPQDDERPKGSQVEDAKMADKTVPVCSKPEGQEEGSPEEKTEPKKSRRNRGKKPSERMRNRNLRKDATEEDEEEKKQKLMRMSSEESSALMEPPARLMSTCDLAEPLYLGCGGSGLYCPPQVPMLYSSQNPVPIQPAPPSQHGTKRPPSPFLTHTVSQPGLEPLEMEITQVTTRRSIRYSARGRGRVLSFPVMAGLESVDTGLLPPAPKKKTRTLYNTDQLEHLEALFQEDHYPDAEKRKVIAASVGVTPQRIMVWFQNRRAKWRKVERLVAGKVEPQQSRVGWSPARPHMQPMLPNMAANGLSSKVEPAFSTHFGAKRPPAEPAAPAFPTLSTHTVPSYSTLLATISSPGQPRARDGGHHQPEFPARPHMQPVLPNMAANGLSSKVEPAFSTHFGAKRPPAEPAAPAFPTLSTHTVPSYSTLLATISSPGQPRARDGGHHQPEFHPRPMYSPPPLRRASLPLLAVAAAATYGSILNTPAPTPPLFVDVVKGGTSLAHRDCHPVQTDGSSRFDFGDKLDFLLPSQQNNSLSFQLQTTYPPSQAPQQHQAQTSLPGIAFLTPSPYLTPNPPDSISTSYFAFGPAGSSTGGVAYATGGQAYVHSQSGGQILLQAAGQHGGMAAYKSYPWANVYGQPAAHQCLQRPATYSSTGFAAAAGRDFQAPSSSANLLPLCFQRADPLPSQALTHVGGTTTVLPPVSTLQPSRLRVDSGATKVAPMLPPSHASPGSPLVPSGEKMEYDSPREVHSHFHCDFSPIHF, encoded by the exons ATGGACGAACAACACGATTTCG gcTGTCCGAGCCTACTTTGTGAGGAGCTGGAGGACCTGGAAACGGAAGACACACAGGAGAGGAGGAGTGAGAAAGGAGAAGAGGATGTGGCGCATAGAGAGAAGGAAGACGAGGAGCAAAAAGCACCGCAGGATGATGAGAGGCCTAAAGGTAGTCAGGTGGAGGATGCCAAGATGGCTGACAAAACAGTGCCGGTGTGCAGTAAACCAGAAGGTCAAGAAGAAGGGAGCCCTGAGGAGAAAACCGAGCCGAAGAAGAGCAGAAGGAACCGAGGAAAGAAGCCAAGTGAGCGAATGAGGAACAGGAATCTCCGTAAGGACGCCActgaagaagatgaggaggagaaaAAACAGAAATTGATGAGGATGAGCTCGGAGGAGAGCTCGGCTCTGATGGAGCCACCCGCTAGACTCATGAGCACCTGTGACCTCGCCGAGCCCCTCTACCTGGGCTGCGGCGGCTCGGGTCTGTACTGCCCCCCTCAGGTCCCAATGCTGTACTCTTCACAGAACCCTGTCCCCATACAACCCGCACCGCCCTCTCAACACGGGACCAAGAGGCCCCCCAGTCCCTTCTTAACACACACTGTGTCTCAGCCGGGCCTGGAACCACTGGAG ATGGAGATCACCCAGGTCACCACCCGCCGCTCCATCCGCTACAGCGCCCGGGGTCGAGGCCGCGTCCTCAGCTTCCCTGTGATGGCCGGACTGGAGAGCGTGGACACCGGCCTCCTGCCACCGGCGCCCAAGAAGAAGACACGGACACTCTACAACACCG ACCAGCTGGAGCACTTGGAGGCCTTGTTCCAGGAGGACCACTATCCCGACGCGGAGAAGAGGAAAGTCATCGCTGCGTCAGTCGGCGTCACGCCTCAGAGGATTATG GTCTGGTTTCAGAACCGCAGGGCCAAGTGGAGGAAAGTGGAGCGCTTGGTGGCGGGCAAAGTCGAGCCACAGCAGAGCAGGGTTGGGTGGAGCCCCGCCCGCCCTCACATGCAGCCCATGTTGCCTAACATGGCAGCCAACGG GCTTTCCAGCAAGGTAGAGCCCGCCTTCTCCACTCACTTTGGTGCCAAGAGGCCGCCGGCGGAGCCTGCAGCGCCGGCCTTCCCCACCCTGTCCACGCACACCGTGCCCTCATACAGCACCCTGCTGGCCACCATCAGCAGCCCAG gtcagCCCAGAGCCAGAGACGGGGGCCATCACCAGCCTGAGTTCCCCGCCCGCCCTCACATGCAGCCCGTGTTGCCTAACATGGCAGCCAACGG GCTTTCCAGCAAGGTAGAGCCCGCCTTCTCCACTCACTTTGGTGCCAAGAGGCCGCCGGCCGAGCCTGCAGCGCCGGCCTTCCCCACCCTGTCCACGCACACCGTGCCCTCATACAGCACCCTGCTGGCCACCATCAGCAGCCCAG gtcagCCCAGAGCCAGAGACGGGGGCCATCACCAGCCTGAGTTCCACCCCCGCCCCATGTACAGCCCTCCCCCACTGAGGAGAGCCAGCCTCCCCCTCCTcgccgtcgccgccgccgccacctacgGCTCCATCCTCAACACGCCGGCACCCACCCCACCTCTCTTTGTGGATGTCGTGAAGGGTGGAACCTCCTTGGCCCACCGCGACTGCCACCCTGTGCAGACGGACGGCAG TTCTCGGTTTGACTTTGGGGACAAGCTGGACTTCCTCCTGCCGAGCCAGCAGAACAACTCTCTGTCCTTCCAGCTCCAGACCACCTACCCCCCCAGCCAGGCTCCGCAGCAGCACCAAGCCCAGACGTCTTTACCCGGCATCGCCTTCCTCACCCCCTCCCCTTACCTCACCCCCAATCCTCCCGATTCCATCTCCACTTCCTACTTTGCTTTCGGCCCCGCAGGGAGCTCGACAGGCGGGGTTGCATACGCTACCGGGGGGCAAGCCTATGTGCACTCCCAAAGTGGGGGACAGATTCTGCTTCAGGCCGCCGGCCAGCACG GTGGCATGGCGGCCTACAAGTCCTACCCGTGGGCTAACGTGTACGGCCAGCCCGCGGCGCACCAGTGCCTCCAGCGTCCTGCGACCTACTCCTCGACCGGCTTCGCCGCCGCCGCAGGCCGGGACTTCCAAGCGCCGTCTTCTTCTGCCAACCTTCTGCCCCTGTGCTTCCAACGTGCAGACCCTTTGCCCTCGCAGGCGCTGACCCACGTGGGAGGCACCACGACCGTCCTCCCGCCCGTGTCCACCCTCCAGCCTTCCCGCCTCCGGGTGGACAGCGGGGCGACGAAGGTGGCGCCCATGCTGCCCCCCTCACACGCCAGTCCCGGCAGCCCTCTGGTGCCCTCTGGTGAAAAAATGGAGTATGACAGCCCACGGGAGGTTCACAGCCACTTCCACTGTGACTTCTCTCCTATACACTTTTGa